A single genomic interval of Sinorhizobium garamanticum harbors:
- a CDS encoding dihydrolipoamide acetyltransferase family protein gives MGEFILKMPDVGEGVAEAELVEWHVKPGDPVREDMVLAAVMTDKATVEIPSPVTGTVLWLGAEIGDTVAVKAPLVRIEVSGDGVAVTEIATTAVPAEPAVKEQAPPPEVKEAAPPKPEPKAVAEAPTAAPPARDMSKKPLASPAVRLRAKDSGVDLRQVIGTGPAGRITHDDLDLFLSRGAQPAPAVIGLVRKTAVEEIKVTGLRRRIAEKMTLSTSRIPHITYVEEMDMTALEDLRAMMNRDRKPDQPKLTVLPFLMRALVKTVAAQPGVNATFDDGTGVIHRHAAVHIGIATQTPAGLTVPVVRHAEARGIWDCAAELNRLADAARTGTATRDELTGSTITISSLGALGGIASTPVINHPEVAIVGVNKIAIRPVWDGTQFVPRKIMNLSSSFDHRVIDGWDAATFVQRLKTLLETPALIFVEG, from the coding sequence ATGGGCGAATTTATCCTGAAGATGCCCGATGTCGGCGAAGGCGTCGCAGAGGCCGAGCTTGTCGAGTGGCACGTGAAGCCTGGCGATCCCGTGCGCGAGGACATGGTGCTCGCCGCGGTCATGACCGACAAGGCGACCGTCGAGATCCCCTCGCCCGTCACCGGCACGGTGCTATGGCTTGGCGCTGAAATCGGTGACACGGTCGCGGTAAAGGCCCCGCTCGTGCGCATCGAGGTCTCGGGTGACGGCGTCGCTGTGACCGAAATCGCCACAACTGCCGTCCCGGCCGAGCCGGCGGTGAAGGAGCAGGCGCCTCCGCCCGAAGTGAAGGAGGCGGCACCTCCAAAACCTGAACCGAAAGCCGTGGCGGAGGCGCCGACCGCCGCGCCCCCGGCACGCGACATGTCGAAGAAACCGCTCGCCTCGCCGGCGGTCCGGCTCCGCGCGAAGGATAGCGGTGTCGATCTCAGACAGGTGATCGGCACCGGCCCCGCTGGCCGGATCACCCATGACGATCTCGATCTCTTTCTGAGCCGCGGCGCCCAGCCGGCGCCCGCAGTTATCGGTCTTGTCCGCAAGACCGCAGTGGAGGAAATCAAGGTCACCGGTCTCAGGCGCCGTATCGCCGAGAAGATGACGCTCTCCACCTCGCGCATTCCCCACATCACCTATGTGGAGGAAATGGACATGACGGCGCTTGAAGACCTGCGCGCGATGATGAACCGCGACCGCAAACCCGATCAGCCAAAGCTGACGGTCCTGCCCTTCCTGATGCGGGCGCTGGTCAAGACCGTCGCCGCGCAGCCGGGCGTCAATGCCACCTTCGACGATGGCACCGGCGTTATTCATCGGCATGCCGCCGTTCATATCGGCATCGCCACCCAGACCCCAGCCGGCCTGACCGTTCCAGTCGTGCGCCATGCCGAGGCACGCGGAATCTGGGACTGCGCCGCAGAGCTGAACAGGCTGGCGGATGCCGCCCGCACCGGGACCGCGACCCGCGACGAACTGACCGGTTCGACCATTACCATCTCTTCCCTAGGCGCGCTTGGCGGCATCGCCTCGACGCCCGTCATCAACCATCCGGAGGTGGCGATCGTCGGGGTCAACAAGATCGCCATCCGTCCTGTGTGGGACGGGACGCAATTCGTTCCGCGCAAGATCATGAATCTCTCATCGAGCTTCGATCACCGCGTCATCGACGGCTGGGACGCCGCGACCTTCGTCCAGCGGCTGAAGACGCTGCTCGAAACGCCGGCGCTGATTTTCGTGGAAGGATGA
- a CDS encoding alpha-ketoacid dehydrogenase subunit beta gives MARMTMIEAVRSAMDVSMARDENVVVFGEDVGYFGGVFRCTQGLQAKYGKTRCFDAPISESGIVGTAIGMAAYGLKPCVEIQFADYMYPAYDQITQEAARIRYRSNGDFTCPIVLRMPTGGGIFGGQTHSQSPEALFTHVCGLKVIVPSNPYDAKGLLISAIEDPDPVMFLEPKRLYNGPFDGHHERPVTPWSKHELGDVPEGHYTIPIGKAEIRRKGSAVTVVAYGTMVHVALAAAEETGIDAEVIDLRSLLPLDLDTIVQSVTKTGRCVVVHEATLTSGFGAELVSLVQEHCFYHLEAPVVRVTGWDTPYPHAQEWDYFPGPARVGRALTEAMEA, from the coding sequence ATGGCCAGAATGACAATGATCGAAGCGGTGCGCAGCGCCATGGACGTCTCGATGGCGCGTGACGAGAACGTCGTCGTCTTCGGCGAGGACGTAGGCTATTTCGGCGGCGTTTTCCGCTGCACGCAAGGGCTCCAGGCAAAGTACGGCAAGACCCGCTGCTTCGACGCCCCAATCAGTGAATCCGGCATCGTCGGTACCGCGATCGGCATGGCCGCCTACGGGCTGAAACCCTGCGTCGAAATCCAGTTCGCCGACTACATGTATCCGGCCTACGACCAGATTACCCAGGAGGCAGCGCGCATTCGCTATCGCTCGAACGGCGACTTCACCTGCCCGATCGTCCTGCGCATGCCGACCGGTGGCGGCATCTTCGGCGGCCAGACGCACAGCCAGAGCCCGGAAGCGCTTTTCACCCATGTCTGCGGTCTGAAGGTCATCGTTCCGTCAAACCCCTACGACGCCAAGGGGCTTCTGATTTCGGCAATCGAGGATCCCGATCCGGTGATGTTCCTGGAGCCGAAGCGTCTCTACAACGGCCCATTCGACGGCCACCACGAACGTCCGGTGACGCCCTGGTCAAAGCATGAGCTCGGCGACGTTCCGGAGGGCCACTATACGATCCCGATCGGCAAGGCCGAAATCCGCCGCAAGGGCTCGGCCGTGACGGTGGTCGCCTATGGCACCATGGTGCATGTCGCGCTCGCTGCCGCCGAGGAAACCGGGATCGATGCGGAAGTGATTGACCTGCGCAGCCTGCTGCCGCTCGACCTCGATACGATCGTGCAGTCCGTCACCAAGACGGGACGCTGCGTCGTCGTGCACGAGGCAACGCTGACATCCGGCTTTGGCGCTGAGCTCGTATCTCTCGTGCAGGAGCATTGTTTCTATCACCTGGAGGCGCCCGTGGTCCGGGTGACTGGCTGGGACACGCCCTATCCGCACGCTCAGGAATGGGACTATTTCCCCGGCCCCGCGCGCGTCGGCCGCGCGCTCACCGAAGCGATGGAGGCCTGA
- a CDS encoding 3-methyl-2-oxobutanoate dehydrogenase (2-methylpropanoyl-transferring) subunit alpha: protein MSDLDRLSLHVPEPAVRPGGQPDFSNVKIPKAGSVPRPEVDVASEEIRDLAFSIIRVLNRDGEAVGPWAGLLSDAELLAGLRHMMMLRAFDSRMLMAQRQGKTSFYMQHLGEEAVSCAFRKALRKGDMNFPTYRQAGLLIADDYPMVEMMNQIFSNESDPCHGRQLPVMYTSKEHGFFTISGNLATQYVQAVGWAMASAIKNDTRIAAGWIGDGSTAESDFHSALVFASTYRAPVILNIVNNQWAISTFQGIARGGSGTFAARGLGFGIPALRVDGNDYLAVYAVARWAAERARRNLGPTLIEYVTYRVGAHSTSDDPSAYRPKTESEAWPLGDPVLRLKKHLIVRGAWSEERHAQAEAEIMDEVIQAQKQAESHGTLHAGGKPSVRDIFEGVYAEMPPHIRRQRQKAGY from the coding sequence ATGAGCGACCTCGATCGTTTGAGTTTGCATGTCCCCGAACCGGCCGTTCGGCCGGGCGGCCAGCCCGATTTCTCCAACGTCAAGATACCCAAGGCCGGATCCGTGCCTCGCCCAGAGGTGGACGTCGCATCGGAAGAGATCAGGGACCTCGCCTTTTCCATCATCCGCGTGCTCAACCGCGATGGCGAAGCAGTCGGACCCTGGGCCGGGCTCCTCTCCGATGCGGAACTGCTGGCCGGTCTCAGGCACATGATGATGCTACGCGCCTTCGACTCGCGCATGCTGATGGCGCAGCGTCAGGGCAAGACATCCTTCTATATGCAGCATCTTGGCGAGGAGGCCGTAAGCTGCGCCTTCCGCAAGGCCCTTCGCAAGGGCGACATGAATTTCCCGACCTACCGACAAGCCGGCCTTCTCATCGCCGATGATTACCCGATGGTCGAGATGATGAACCAGATCTTCTCGAACGAGAGCGATCCGTGCCACGGGCGCCAGCTACCGGTGATGTACACCTCCAAGGAGCATGGCTTCTTCACGATTTCCGGCAATCTCGCCACCCAATATGTCCAGGCGGTCGGCTGGGCCATGGCCTCGGCGATCAAGAACGACACGCGCATCGCCGCCGGCTGGATCGGTGACGGCTCGACGGCGGAGTCGGACTTCCATTCCGCACTCGTCTTTGCATCCACTTACCGGGCGCCCGTCATTCTCAACATCGTCAACAATCAGTGGGCGATCTCGACCTTCCAGGGCATCGCCCGCGGCGGCTCGGGTACCTTTGCGGCGCGCGGCTTGGGCTTCGGCATTCCGGCGCTGCGCGTCGACGGCAACGACTATCTCGCCGTCTATGCGGTCGCGCGCTGGGCGGCGGAGCGGGCGCGACGAAATCTCGGGCCGACGCTGATCGAATACGTGACCTACCGTGTCGGTGCGCACTCCACATCTGACGACCCGAGCGCCTATCGCCCGAAGACGGAATCGGAGGCCTGGCCGCTTGGCGATCCGGTCTTGAGATTGAAGAAGCACCTGATCGTCCGCGGCGCGTGGTCGGAAGAGCGTCACGCCCAGGCGGAAGCCGAAATCATGGACGAGGTGATCCAGGCACAGAAACAGGCGGAAAGCCACGGCACGTTGCATGCCGGCGGCAAGCCGTCCGTACGCGATATTTTCGAGGGTGTTTACGCCGAGATGCCGCCGCACATCCGCCGCCAGCGGCAGAAGGCAGGGTACTGA
- a CDS encoding NAD(P)/FAD-dependent oxidoreductase, whose translation MLGPVLDPVATDNSLPSKAEVVIVGGGIIGVSTALFLAERGVQVVLCEKGALGGEQSSRNWGWVRVMGRDRREIPLAMAALKIWDTLDARVGGETGFRRSGILYVSENERDIANRDAWLTHARHHGVDSRQIGPDETQSRMAGATTRYKGALFTPSDGRAEPQKAVPAIAAGARRAGAQIVTGCAVRGVERSAGRISAVITEKGRIETATVVLAGGAWSRLFCKGLGIRLPQLKVRNTVLRTTPVDGGPEGAGATASYAYRKRLDGGYTIADGGANLHPIAPDSFAFFRDFQPARKAEGEAVQVGVSAQSWRELFEIASVPLDRPGAFERHRILDPRPDPRSALRAFAEARKVFPALRHTAPLQIWAGLIDVTPDAVPIISHAENVPGLTIATGFSGHGFGIGPGAGHLVADLVTGDRPIVDPANFRLSRFSDGTPLEIAPPV comes from the coding sequence ATGCTCGGTCCTGTTCTAGACCCTGTTGCCACCGATAATTCGTTACCCTCGAAAGCCGAGGTCGTCATTGTCGGCGGTGGCATTATCGGCGTCAGCACCGCGCTCTTCCTCGCCGAACGCGGGGTGCAAGTCGTGCTGTGCGAGAAAGGCGCTCTCGGCGGCGAACAATCGAGCCGCAATTGGGGTTGGGTGCGCGTGATGGGCCGGGACCGCCGCGAGATCCCGCTTGCCATGGCGGCACTGAAAATCTGGGATACGCTCGACGCGCGCGTCGGCGGTGAAACCGGATTTCGCCGCAGCGGCATTTTGTATGTATCGGAGAACGAGCGGGACATTGCCAATCGAGACGCTTGGCTGACGCATGCCAGGCATCATGGCGTCGACAGCCGCCAGATCGGCCCGGACGAGACGCAGTCCAGGATGGCCGGAGCGACGACCCGCTACAAAGGCGCACTCTTTACGCCGAGCGATGGCCGGGCCGAGCCGCAGAAGGCAGTGCCGGCAATTGCCGCGGGCGCGAGGCGCGCTGGGGCGCAAATCGTCACCGGCTGTGCCGTGCGCGGGGTCGAGAGGAGCGCTGGCCGGATCAGCGCCGTCATCACGGAAAAGGGCCGAATCGAAACCGCGACGGTCGTCCTTGCCGGCGGTGCCTGGTCGCGGCTCTTTTGCAAGGGACTCGGAATCCGGCTACCGCAACTGAAGGTGCGCAACACCGTGCTCAGAACGACGCCGGTCGACGGCGGACCGGAGGGCGCCGGCGCGACGGCGAGCTATGCCTATCGAAAACGGCTCGACGGCGGCTATACCATCGCCGACGGCGGCGCCAACCTGCATCCGATCGCCCCGGACAGTTTCGCTTTCTTCCGTGATTTTCAGCCTGCACGAAAGGCCGAGGGCGAGGCCGTGCAGGTCGGCGTGAGCGCGCAGAGCTGGCGCGAGCTCTTCGAGATCGCATCCGTGCCGCTCGACCGTCCCGGGGCCTTCGAACGCCACCGGATCCTCGACCCCCGGCCCGATCCGCGCTCCGCGCTAAGAGCGTTCGCGGAGGCAAGAAAGGTCTTCCCGGCACTCCGACATACCGCGCCGCTGCAGATCTGGGCCGGCCTCATCGACGTCACGCCCGATGCCGTGCCGATCATTTCCCATGCCGAAAACGTCCCCGGACTGACGATCGCGACCGGGTTTTCCGGCCATGGCTTCGGTATCGGTCCCGGCGCGGGCCACCTTGTCGCCGACCTCGTCACAGGAGATCGGCCGATCGTCGATCCTGCGAATTTCCGGCTCTCGCGCTTTTCCGACGGCACGCCGCTCGAGATCGCGCCGCCGGTCTGA
- a CDS encoding SDR family oxidoreductase gives MGGLLAGKRAVITAAAQGIGRAAAEAFNREGASVVATDINEEKLAELAAQGIEVAKLDVLSEEAIAAFAARTGTIDVLFNCAGFVHAGTIIEASEKDYDFAFDLNVKSMFRMIRAFLPGMIEKGAGSIINMSSVAGVPMGVPNRFVYSASKAAVVGLTKSVAIDFIGKGIRCNAIAPGTVQSPSLDERMRAQGNYEQARAAFIARQPMGRLGTPEEIAALAVYLGSDISAYTTGHVHVIDGGMSL, from the coding sequence ATGGGCGGACTTCTGGCGGGCAAGCGGGCGGTGATCACGGCGGCGGCGCAAGGCATCGGTCGCGCGGCGGCCGAGGCTTTCAACCGCGAGGGCGCCTCGGTCGTCGCGACAGACATCAATGAGGAAAAGCTCGCCGAGCTTGCGGCCCAGGGGATCGAGGTGGCGAAGCTCGACGTGCTCAGCGAAGAGGCGATCGCCGCCTTTGCAGCGCGCACCGGCACCATCGACGTTCTCTTCAACTGCGCCGGTTTCGTCCATGCCGGCACGATCATCGAGGCGAGCGAAAAGGACTACGACTTCGCCTTCGACCTCAATGTGAAATCGATGTTCCGGATGATCCGCGCCTTCCTGCCCGGAATGATCGAAAAAGGCGCTGGCTCAATCATCAACATGTCGTCCGTGGCGGGGGTGCCGATGGGTGTGCCGAACCGCTTCGTCTATTCGGCGAGCAAGGCGGCGGTCGTCGGCCTCACAAAGTCGGTGGCTATCGATTTCATCGGCAAAGGTATCCGCTGCAACGCCATCGCGCCGGGCACGGTCCAATCCCCGTCGCTCGACGAGCGGATGAGAGCGCAGGGCAACTACGAGCAGGCGCGCGCTGCCTTCATTGCGCGCCAGCCGATGGGGCGTCTCGGCACGCCCGAGGAGATCGCTGCGCTCGCCGTCTATCTCGGCAGCGATATCTCTGCCTATACGACCGGCCATGTGCATGTGATCGACGGCGGCATGAGCCTCTAA
- a CDS encoding winged helix-turn-helix domain-containing protein yields the protein MRDEDYKLHPVLRIDFPPDDRLGRGKIMLLELIRETGSISAAGRAMDMSYRRAWLLVDALNRMFKEPSVESQRGGKQGGGAAVTAFGEMLIQRFRAMEAKACAAIDDDLDWLEAVRDRNAVSVEEAARQK from the coding sequence ATGCGTGACGAAGACTATAAACTCCACCCGGTCCTGCGTATCGATTTTCCGCCCGACGATCGCCTTGGGCGCGGCAAGATCATGCTCCTGGAGCTCATCCGCGAAACCGGTTCGATTTCCGCCGCCGGGCGCGCGATGGACATGTCCTACCGGCGCGCCTGGCTGCTCGTCGATGCCTTGAACCGGATGTTCAAGGAGCCTTCGGTGGAATCGCAGCGCGGCGGCAAGCAGGGCGGCGGTGCCGCCGTCACCGCTTTCGGCGAGATGCTGATCCAGCGCTTCCGGGCGATGGAGGCCAAGGCTTGCGCCGCGATCGACGACGATCTCGACTGGCTTGAGGCGGTTCGCGATCGCAATGCTGTTTCCGTGGAGGAGGCGGCGCGACAGAAGTGA
- the modC gene encoding molybdenum ABC transporter ATP-binding protein, translated as MSLEVEARHRIGAFTIDAAFSSDGSVTALFGRSGSGKTSLINIIAGLLRPEVGRILLDGDVIADSRKRIFTPIHRRRFGYVFQEARLFPHLSVRGNLAYGRWFSGAQKSASEFGRIVEMLGIGHLLDRRPSTLSGGERQRVAVGRALLASPRLLLMDEPLAALDEARKAEILPYLERLRDETRIPIVYVSHSVAEVARLAERVIVIENGRVQASGDAAVILSQPAAVHAMDWREAGALLEGVVESHDSAHNLTIVRAGECLVRVPQLFVPPGHSVRLHIAARDVMLATARPEGISALNVFEGTIIDLSPDEKGSIDVRLQCGGNVILARITALSRDALELAPGKSVHAIVKTVALDH; from the coding sequence GTGAGCCTCGAGGTCGAAGCCCGCCACCGGATCGGTGCTTTCACAATCGACGCCGCGTTCTCGTCCGACGGCAGTGTCACGGCGCTGTTCGGCCGCTCCGGCTCCGGCAAGACGTCGCTGATCAACATCATCGCCGGCCTTCTCCGTCCCGAGGTCGGCAGGATCTTGCTCGATGGCGACGTGATCGCGGACAGCAGGAAGCGGATATTCACGCCGATCCACCGGCGCCGCTTCGGCTATGTCTTCCAGGAAGCGCGCCTTTTTCCGCATTTGAGCGTCCGCGGAAATCTGGCCTATGGGCGCTGGTTTTCCGGCGCGCAAAAGTCCGCATCGGAGTTCGGGCGGATCGTTGAAATGCTTGGCATCGGCCACCTGCTCGATCGTCGCCCCTCGACGCTCTCGGGCGGCGAACGCCAGCGCGTCGCCGTCGGCCGTGCGCTGCTCGCTTCTCCCCGCCTCCTGTTGATGGACGAACCGCTCGCCGCGCTCGACGAGGCGCGAAAGGCGGAGATCCTGCCGTATCTGGAGCGGCTTCGCGACGAAACTAGAATTCCGATCGTCTATGTCAGCCACTCGGTCGCGGAAGTCGCCCGATTGGCTGAGCGTGTCATCGTGATCGAGAACGGCCGGGTCCAGGCGTCGGGCGACGCGGCGGTCATCTTGAGTCAGCCGGCAGCGGTGCATGCGATGGACTGGCGCGAGGCAGGCGCCCTGCTCGAGGGCGTGGTCGAGAGCCACGACAGCGCCCACAATCTGACGATCGTCCGGGCGGGAGAATGTCTCGTGCGCGTGCCGCAACTCTTCGTTCCGCCGGGCCACAGCGTTCGCCTGCATATCGCAGCGCGCGACGTGATGCTCGCCACCGCGCGTCCCGAAGGCATCAGCGCGCTCAACGTGTTCGAGGGGACGATCATCGATCTGTCGCCCGACGAAAAAGGCAGCATCGACGTTCGGCTGCAATGTGGCGGCAATGTCATTTTGGCCCGCATCACCGCCCTGTCGCGCGACGCGCTTGAGCTTGCGCCCGGGAAATCCGTCCACGCGATCGTCAAGACGGTGGCCCTCGATCACTAA
- the modB gene encoding molybdate ABC transporter permease subunit, with protein sequence MTLSDAEWTAVQLSLRVATVAMVCSLPPALLAAMVLARGRFWGKSLLNGIVHMPLVLPPVVTGFVLLLLFGRRGPIGAFLAENFGIVFSFRWTGAALACAVMGFPLMVRSIRLSIEAVDRKLEDAAATLGAGPAWVFVTVTLPLILPGIIAGMILSFAKAMGEFGATITFVSNIPGETQTLSSAIYTFTQVPGGDAGAMRLAIISVVISMAALMLSEIFAAVAAKRSVAA encoded by the coding sequence ATGACATTGAGTGACGCGGAGTGGACGGCGGTCCAGCTGAGCCTGCGCGTCGCCACCGTCGCGATGGTGTGCAGCCTGCCGCCGGCACTGCTGGCCGCGATGGTGCTCGCGCGCGGACGCTTCTGGGGCAAATCGCTCCTGAACGGCATCGTGCACATGCCGCTCGTCCTGCCGCCGGTGGTCACCGGCTTCGTGCTGCTGCTTCTCTTCGGCCGTCGAGGACCGATCGGCGCCTTCCTGGCGGAGAATTTCGGCATCGTCTTTTCCTTTCGCTGGACGGGTGCCGCACTTGCCTGCGCGGTCATGGGCTTTCCGCTGATGGTGCGCAGCATCCGGCTGTCGATCGAGGCAGTCGACCGCAAGCTCGAGGACGCCGCCGCCACGCTCGGCGCCGGACCAGCATGGGTGTTCGTGACCGTCACATTGCCGCTGATCCTTCCCGGCATCATCGCCGGCATGATCCTCTCCTTCGCCAAGGCGATGGGCGAGTTCGGGGCAACGATCACCTTCGTCTCCAACATTCCGGGCGAGACGCAGACGCTCTCCTCGGCGATCTACACGTTCACGCAAGTTCCGGGCGGCGATGCCGGAGCGATGCGCCTCGCCATCATCTCGGTCGTCATCTCGATGGCGGCATTGATGCTGTCGGAGATTTTCGCCGCAGTAGCGGCCAAACGGTCGGTGGCCGCGTGA
- the modA gene encoding molybdate ABC transporter substrate-binding protein, which yields MRGRRDGLAGSGLKDLALALALGLALAGAVLAPARAAEKVTVFAAASLKNALDAINAEWQKETGKETTASYAASSALAKQIEQGAPADVFISADLAWMDYLADKKLIKTDTRSNLLGNRLVLVSAKPDSTSVDIKPGFDLAALVGDGRLAMGAVDSVPAGKYGKAALEKLGLWPAVEQKVAGAESVRAALLLVSRGEAPYGIVYQTDAVADPGVKVVGTFPEDSHPPIVYPIAITTDSKSADAAVYLEFVKSAKAAALFEAQGFTVLK from the coding sequence ATGAGGGGACGGAGAGATGGGCTCGCGGGTTCGGGGCTCAAAGATCTGGCTCTGGCGCTGGCGCTGGGCCTCGCCCTGGCGGGTGCGGTTCTCGCTCCCGCACGTGCGGCGGAAAAGGTGACAGTTTTCGCTGCGGCAAGCCTGAAGAACGCGCTCGACGCGATCAATGCCGAATGGCAAAAGGAAACTGGCAAGGAGACCACGGCCTCCTACGCCGCAAGCTCGGCCCTTGCGAAGCAGATCGAACAGGGCGCTCCGGCAGACGTCTTCATTTCGGCTGACCTCGCGTGGATGGACTATCTCGCCGACAAGAAGCTGATCAAAACGGACACGCGCTCCAACCTGCTCGGCAACCGCCTCGTCCTCGTTTCCGCAAAGCCCGATTCGACATCCGTCGATATCAAGCCCGGCTTCGACCTCGCTGCTCTCGTAGGTGACGGCCGCCTGGCGATGGGCGCGGTCGATTCGGTTCCGGCCGGCAAATACGGCAAGGCGGCACTGGAAAAACTGGGGCTCTGGCCGGCCGTCGAACAGAAGGTGGCAGGCGCGGAGAGCGTGCGGGCCGCACTTCTCCTGGTCTCTCGCGGCGAGGCTCCCTATGGCATCGTCTACCAGACGGATGCGGTTGCCGATCCGGGCGTCAAGGTGGTCGGCACGTTCCCGGAAGACAGTCATCCGCCGATCGTCTATCCGATCGCCATCACCACCGACAGCAAGAGCGCCGACGCAGCCGTCTATCTCGAATTCGTCAAGTCGGCCAAGGCCGCAGCCCTTTTCGAGGCGCAGGGCTTCACGGTGCTCAAATAG
- the ung gene encoding uracil-DNA glycosylase: MDATIRLEETWKTALAPEFHHTYMADLKRFLLDEKGQGRQIFPKGSEYFRALDLTPLDKVRVVILGQDPYHGDGQAHGLCFSVRPGVRIPPSLVNIYKELQDDLGIPPARHGFLESWARQGVLLLNAVLTVERGRAASHQGKGWERFTDAVIRVVNEQQQPVVFMLWGSYAQRKAAFVDQSRHLVLKAAHPSPLSAHSGFLGCRHFSKANDFLVSKGFDPIDWRLPEKPEIADSH; the protein is encoded by the coding sequence ATGGATGCGACGATCAGGCTGGAAGAGACCTGGAAGACCGCGCTGGCGCCGGAATTCCATCACACCTACATGGCCGATCTCAAACGGTTCCTGCTGGACGAGAAAGGGCAAGGCCGGCAGATCTTTCCGAAGGGCAGCGAATATTTCCGGGCACTCGACCTGACTCCGCTCGATAAGGTGCGCGTCGTTATCCTGGGACAGGATCCCTATCACGGCGACGGCCAGGCGCACGGGCTTTGCTTCAGTGTGCGCCCCGGCGTGCGCATACCGCCGTCGCTCGTCAACATCTACAAGGAGCTTCAGGACGACCTCGGCATTCCGCCGGCGCGCCACGGCTTCCTCGAAAGCTGGGCGCGTCAGGGCGTGCTGCTCCTGAACGCCGTGCTGACGGTAGAGCGGGGCCGGGCGGCATCGCATCAGGGCAAAGGCTGGGAGCGCTTCACCGACGCCGTCATCCGGGTGGTCAACGAGCAGCAGCAACCCGTCGTCTTCATGCTGTGGGGCTCCTACGCGCAAAGAAAGGCGGCCTTTGTCGATCAATCCCGGCATCTCGTGCTGAAGGCGGCGCACCCTTCACCGCTGTCAGCGCATTCGGGTTTTCTCGGTTGCCGGCATTTCTCGAAGGCGAATGATTTTCTCGTTTCCAAGGGCTTCGATCCGATTGACTGGCGGTTGCCGGAGAAGCCGGAGATTGCCGACAGTCACTGA
- the cobF gene encoding precorrin-6A synthase (deacetylating): MRHILIIGIGAGNPEHVTIQAINALNKADVLFIPTKGAKKTELAEVRREICARYVTRSDSRTVEFAVPVRQTEGRSYNGSVDDWHGSIAAIYESLLLDELGEGQTGAFLVWGDPMLYDSTIRIVERVKARGNAAFDFEVVPGITSLQVLCASHRIPLNLVGKPVEITTGRRLAESFPDKSETAVVMLDGEQAFEKIGDPDAEIFWGAYLGTPDEIVVSGRLADVKEEILRVRAEARQRIGWIMDIYLLRKGADFDE; this comes from the coding sequence ATGCGGCATATCCTGATTATCGGCATCGGTGCGGGCAATCCCGAGCACGTGACCATTCAGGCAATCAACGCCCTCAACAAGGCCGATGTGCTCTTCATCCCGACCAAGGGAGCGAAGAAGACCGAGCTTGCCGAGGTCCGCCGCGAGATATGCGCGCGCTATGTCACAAGAAGCGACAGCCGCACGGTCGAGTTTGCCGTGCCGGTGCGCCAGACCGAGGGACGAAGCTATAACGGCAGCGTCGACGACTGGCATGGAAGCATCGCTGCTATCTATGAGTCACTGCTGCTCGACGAACTCGGCGAAGGGCAGACCGGTGCCTTCCTGGTCTGGGGCGATCCGATGCTTTACGACAGCACGATCCGCATCGTGGAGCGCGTCAAGGCACGAGGCAATGCCGCGTTCGATTTCGAAGTCGTTCCCGGCATCACCAGTCTTCAGGTGCTCTGCGCCAGCCATCGCATCCCGCTCAATCTTGTCGGCAAGCCGGTCGAGATCACCACCGGCCGGCGGCTTGCCGAAAGCTTCCCGGATAAAAGCGAAACGGCGGTCGTCATGCTCGACGGGGAGCAGGCGTTCGAGAAGATCGGCGACCCGGACGCCGAAATCTTTTGGGGTGCCTATCTTGGCACGCCGGACGAGATCGTCGTCTCCGGCCGTCTTGCGGACGTGAAGGAGGAGATCCTCAGGGTACGTGCCGAGGCGCGGCAGCGCATCGGCTGGATCATGGATATCTACCTGCTGCGCAAAGGCGCCGATTTCGACGAGTAG